The Alkalinema sp. FACHB-956 genome segment ATACTGAATTTAGTGCCTCAGTCGCCAATTTATCCTAATTTTTTAACGGGGCGACAGGTTCATGCACTGTTTTTAGAAATTGTGAGTTCGGTGGATAGGCCATTGGCCGATCGCTTGCATGAGCAGAAGACGGAGAAGGCGTTTACGCTGAGTCCTTTGCAGATTGGGAAGCAAGCTATTCGCTGGCAGTACGATCGACCGATTCAGGCGGGATCTCCTTGCTGGTGGCGGATTACGCTGCTGGATGATTTGTTGTTTGGGCATTTGACGAAGCTGTGGTTGAATTTGAATCCGCAGAAGGCGTGGCATTTGGGTTCGGCGGATTTGCTGATTACGAGTGTGTTGGGGACGCCGCAATCAACGCAGCCTTGGGCGAATTTTGCGAGTTATAGCCAGCTTTATGAGCAGGCTTCTGACGATCGACGGATTGCGGATTTGACGTTCTATACGCCGGCGAGTTTTCGGCAGGGGTTGGTGGATAATCCGATTCCGGATGTCGATCGGGTATTTAATAGTCTGTTGCGTAAGTGGAATCAGTATAGTGGAATTGAGATTCCAGATACGGTGATTCAAAACATTGCACCGAGTTTTGTGAATATCAGAACTGCGATCGCGCCGGATTCGCGCAGTCAGTTTGTGGGTTGCGTGGGGGAGATGAGTTTTAAGTTGTTTGGCAAAGTGGATTCTGCAATGGTGAAGCAGTTTAATGTGTTAGCAGATTTTGCAATGTTTGCGGGAGTGGGACGGAAAACACCGATGGGAATGGGCATGGTGCGGCGGGTGTTTGATCGGAGTTGATGGGAGTGGGGAAGGCGTGGGAGGGTAGCGGGGTAGGTGTATGCGGGATGATTATGTGCCGATCGCGGCGTTGAATCAGTATTGTTATTGTGCCCATCGCTGTTGGCGGATGTTTTGTGCGGGGGAGTTTGAGGAGAATCAGTACACGATCGAGGGGACGAGTTTGCACGATCGGGTGCATACGCTGGGGGATGGCAATCGGGAGGAGACGTACCAGGTGCGGGCGATTTGGCTGCGATCGGAGCGCTATGGGTTAATTGGTAAGTCGGATCTGATTGAGGAGCAGGATGGGCGGATGTATCCGGTGGAGTATAAGCGCAGTGCGAAGGGGGAGTTTGAGAATGATGCGTTGCAGGTGTGTGCGCAGGCGTTGTGTTTGGAGGAGATGACGGGGCGGGGAGTGGCGCAGGGCTATGTGTATTATGCGCAGTCCCATCAGCGGGTGTTGGTTGAACTTTCGGAGGGGTTGCGACGGGAGACGATCGAGACGATCGGGCGGGTGCGGGAGTTATTGGAAACGGGGAAGATGCCGAGGCCGGAATATACGCCACGGTGTCAGGGGTGTAGTTTGTATGAGCGGTGTTTGCCGAGGGCGGCGGAGCGGGTACGGCGATATCGGGAGGAGTAGGGAGAGCAGGTTATTCAATAGAGTGGGGAATGGTGATGGGAACGCTGTATATAATGCAGGATGATTCGTTTATTGGGAAGGTAGATGAACGGATTAAGGTATCGCATCAGAAGCAGGTTTTGCAGGATGTGCCGTTGATTAAGTTGGATGGGATTGTGGTGATGGGGCGGGCGACGGTGTCGCCTGCGGCGTTGATGGAGTTGTTGGAGCGGAAGATTCCGTTGACGTTTTTGACGGGGACGGGGCGGTATTTGGGGAGTTTGGAGCCACCGTTGACGAAAAATATTTTTGTGCGATCGGCGCAGTGGAATGCGGCAAGGCAGGAGCCGGAGCGGGCGGTGCATGTGGTGCGGGGCTTTGTGCGGGGGAAGTTAAAGAATTATCGAAATGCGTTGTTGCGGGCGCAGCGGGAGGGGTCGCGGGCGGATTTTTCGGGGGCGATCGGGAAGTTGGAGCAGGCGATTAAGCCGATCGATCGCACGGAGTCGATTGATTCTCTGCGGGGGTTGGAGGGGGCGGGGAGTGCGGCTTATTTTGGGGTGTTTGGGCAGTTGATTCGGGCGGATGGGTTTACGTTTAAGGTGCGGAATCGGCGGCCACCGCTTGATCCGGTGAATGCGTTGTTGAGTTTTGGCTATTCGTTGTTGTTGCATGATGTACAGAGTGCGGTGAATATTGTGGGGTTTGATCCCTATTTAGGTTATTTGCACACAGAGCGCTATGGGCGGCCTTCGTTGGCGTTGGATTTGATGGAGGAGTTTCGGCCTTTGGTGGTGGATGCGATGGTGTTGGCGGTGATGAATCGGCGGGTGTTGGTGCCGGATGATTTTATTCGGGAGCCGGTGAGTGGGGCGGTGAGTTTGACGGATGAGGGGCGACGGAAGTTTTTGCGATCGTATGAGCAGAAGAAGCAGTCGGCGTTTAAGCATCCGGTGATGGGGCGGAAGTGTTCCTATCAGGAGGCGTTTGAGATTCAGGGGCGGTTGTTGGCGAAGTTTTTGATGGGTGAGACTGAGTTGTATCCGCCGTTGGTGTTGAAGTGATGTTCGTTGTA includes the following:
- the cas1d gene encoding type I-D CRISPR-associated endonuclease Cas1d, with product MGTLYIMQDDSFIGKVDERIKVSHQKQVLQDVPLIKLDGIVVMGRATVSPAALMELLERKIPLTFLTGTGRYLGSLEPPLTKNIFVRSAQWNAARQEPERAVHVVRGFVRGKLKNYRNALLRAQREGSRADFSGAIGKLEQAIKPIDRTESIDSLRGLEGAGSAAYFGVFGQLIRADGFTFKVRNRRPPLDPVNALLSFGYSLLLHDVQSAVNIVGFDPYLGYLHTERYGRPSLALDLMEEFRPLVVDAMVLAVMNRRVLVPDDFIREPVSGAVSLTDEGRRKFLRSYEQKKQSAFKHPVMGRKCSYQEAFEIQGRLLAKFLMGETELYPPLVLK
- the cas6 gene encoding CRISPR-associated endoribonuclease Cas6; translation: MPHSLILNLVPQSPIYPNFLTGRQVHALFLEIVSSVDRPLADRLHEQKTEKAFTLSPLQIGKQAIRWQYDRPIQAGSPCWWRITLLDDLLFGHLTKLWLNLNPQKAWHLGSADLLITSVLGTPQSTQPWANFASYSQLYEQASDDRRIADLTFYTPASFRQGLVDNPIPDVDRVFNSLLRKWNQYSGIEIPDTVIQNIAPSFVNIRTAIAPDSRSQFVGCVGEMSFKLFGKVDSAMVKQFNVLADFAMFAGVGRKTPMGMGMVRRVFDRS
- the cas4 gene encoding CRISPR-associated protein Cas4, coding for MRDDYVPIAALNQYCYCAHRCWRMFCAGEFEENQYTIEGTSLHDRVHTLGDGNREETYQVRAIWLRSERYGLIGKSDLIEEQDGRMYPVEYKRSAKGEFENDALQVCAQALCLEEMTGRGVAQGYVYYAQSHQRVLVELSEGLRRETIETIGRVRELLETGKMPRPEYTPRCQGCSLYERCLPRAAERVRRYREE